The genome window GCCGCGATTCTCGCTGACGTGATCAGCGAGGTCGACGGCATCCCCGACGGCGGGTTCAACTTCGTCCCCGGAAACGCAAGCGAGATCGGTGACGTACTCGCGGGAGACGACCGCGTCAACGCCATCGCCATGACGGGATCGTCCGGGGCCGGTAACCACGTCGCTCGAGAGAGCGGCATGGTCAATCTCCACATGGAACTGGGCGGAAACGCACCGGCGATCGTCTTCGACGACGCCGATCTCACCGACGTTGCGGGCAACTGCGCCAAGGGCTCGTTCAAGTACGCCGGCCAGCGCTGCTCGGCGGTCTCCCGCGTGCTCGCCCACGAATCGGTCCACGACGACCTCGTCGGCCTGATCGAAGGGCAGATGGATGCCTGGCAGCCGGGTGACCTCTTCGACGAGGACACCACCGTCGGTCCGCTCATCAGCGAAGCCCAGGCCGACTGGGTCGAGACGCTGGTCGAAGACGCCATAGAGAAGGGAGCCGACCTCGTTCGCGGTGGCCAACGACGCGCACCCGACGGCGTCCCTGACGAACTGGGCGACCAGTTCTTCGAGCCGACACTGCTCGCGAACGTCCCCCACGATGCCCGCATCGTCGACGAAGAGCAGTTCGGTCCCATCGCCGCGATCACCACTTTCGAGGACGAAGACGAGGCGATCGAGCTCGCAAACGGCTCCGATCTGGCGCTCGACGCTGCCGTCTTCACGAACGACTACAAGCGCGCGATGCGGGTCGCAGAACTCGTCGACGCCGGTGCCGTCCGAATCAATGGCGCGCCAAGCCACGGACTCGGGGACGTCCCCTTCGGCGGGAACAAGGATTCGGGAATCGGCCGGGAGGGCCTCGACGCCTCGATCCACGAGATGATGCGCAAAAAGAGCATCGTGCTCTGATCACGGCGCGTCTCGACCCCTTCTCTCGTCTCTCTTCGACGACGATCTCTCGTCTCCCCGGCGGACGACGGCCTCACGTTCTCATCTTCTGATACCCGACCGAAAACACCGGCCCCATCGCGAGTCGATTACAGGCGGAGCAGCGCAATGCCACGGCCTGAAGGCCGTGGATACGCGCGTAAGCTTGATTGGGCTGTATCCCGTAAACGGCAGTACCGG of Natrarchaeobaculum sulfurireducens contains these proteins:
- a CDS encoding aldehyde dehydrogenase family protein; its protein translation is MATRVAQRRERIYVGGEWRETGGVIEVSDLADGGTFAGVAAARPTDAREALDAAHAVKPALRQTTVVERAEWCESIASGLREREEELAEIIVREAGKPISSARGEVDQAAERFDRAAEEARNIVSKGEFREGSTAGHEGWQAIVKHEPIGAVLCITPYNYPLATTALQVAPALAAGNSVLLKPASKTPLSAAILADVISEVDGIPDGGFNFVPGNASEIGDVLAGDDRVNAIAMTGSSGAGNHVARESGMVNLHMELGGNAPAIVFDDADLTDVAGNCAKGSFKYAGQRCSAVSRVLAHESVHDDLVGLIEGQMDAWQPGDLFDEDTTVGPLISEAQADWVETLVEDAIEKGADLVRGGQRRAPDGVPDELGDQFFEPTLLANVPHDARIVDEEQFGPIAAITTFEDEDEAIELANGSDLALDAAVFTNDYKRAMRVAELVDAGAVRINGAPSHGLGDVPFGGNKDSGIGREGLDASIHEMMRKKSIVL